In Luteitalea sp. TBR-22, one genomic interval encodes:
- a CDS encoding cytochrome P450: MAEPPPMCPGSWLLGNARALLDDTAGAITEGYRRCGPVFRVRAAWRTYTIVAGAEASEFMAMGLGPAHLSRERLFGPIAHEFGRADLILKEIGPSHARLRPALVVPYSRQVASLHVPALMDVVGRLVRAWPEGTTGPAVRETKRLAFEMYRVLLGRPEIAFHDCLRMTDYLMNVAARQLPPVVLRLPWYRASHRRTYGAITDLVRARRNRPASDSDVPPTIIDALWSARDASGAPFTEDEVVGYAAYGIGASIGYVGRLTAFMLYEILRDPDLLEAVRREVRDAVARGIDDAAAVRSLTLLRSVYDETLRLHSLAIGLPFDVVEDIDFLGRRIRRGDSLVVSPVPTSYDPALFPEPGRFDPARCRPPRQEHRRPGACMPFGLGDRRCAAMGLVELMSMLLVGTVLHERGVAMAPADYRLRRSTHPLPSPDRRFRLRVSGGERSEAGQAAPVVAPEEALLSAFPGHEEPTVQATLAAARRCTYAPGEVILRQGDQADTFHVIEQGAVVVSRTDDRGPREVARLGSGQWFGEAGLLQRAPRNATVTAAEAGAVTRAIDGESFLAMVAASDLVASEIGQLLRRRAATARLMDGLPLLTPAMLAAVLPEFAPRHHVSGDVVIAEGDPADEFFVIIEGQVEVTRLDREARPVLLASLGPGDYFGEMGLLRGAPRNATVRASTPLEVLVTGRSGFDRLLAEGGGTAGALAQAMLSRTHRLAS; the protein is encoded by the coding sequence ATGGCCGAACCACCGCCGATGTGCCCGGGGAGCTGGCTGCTCGGCAACGCGCGTGCGCTGCTCGACGACACGGCCGGCGCAATCACCGAGGGCTATCGCCGGTGCGGGCCCGTGTTCCGGGTGCGCGCCGCCTGGCGCACCTACACGATCGTCGCTGGCGCCGAGGCGTCGGAGTTCATGGCGATGGGGCTCGGGCCGGCGCACCTGTCGCGGGAACGCCTGTTTGGCCCCATCGCGCACGAGTTCGGTCGCGCCGACCTCATCCTGAAGGAGATCGGTCCTTCACACGCCCGCTTGCGTCCCGCGCTGGTGGTGCCGTACTCGCGGCAGGTCGCCTCCTTGCACGTGCCCGCGTTGATGGACGTCGTCGGCCGACTGGTGCGCGCCTGGCCGGAGGGGACCACCGGGCCCGCCGTGCGCGAGACCAAGCGCCTGGCCTTCGAGATGTACCGCGTGCTGCTCGGCCGCCCGGAGATCGCGTTCCACGACTGCCTGCGCATGACCGACTACCTGATGAACGTCGCGGCGCGGCAGCTTCCGCCCGTCGTGCTGCGGCTGCCGTGGTATCGGGCCTCGCATCGGCGCACGTACGGCGCCATCACCGACCTCGTCCGCGCCCGTCGCAACCGCCCCGCCAGCGACAGCGATGTTCCGCCCACCATCATCGACGCCCTGTGGTCGGCGCGCGACGCCTCGGGCGCGCCTTTCACCGAGGACGAGGTCGTCGGCTACGCGGCATACGGCATCGGCGCCAGCATCGGCTACGTCGGGCGCCTCACGGCGTTCATGCTGTACGAGATCCTGCGCGACCCCGACCTGCTCGAGGCCGTGCGGCGCGAGGTGCGCGACGCCGTGGCCCGCGGCATCGACGACGCCGCGGCCGTGCGGTCGCTGACGCTGCTGCGGTCGGTCTACGACGAGACGCTGCGGCTGCATTCGCTCGCCATCGGCCTGCCGTTCGACGTCGTCGAGGACATCGACTTCCTCGGCCGCCGCATCCGCCGTGGCGACTCGCTCGTGGTGTCGCCGGTGCCCACCAGCTACGACCCTGCGTTGTTCCCGGAGCCCGGGCGTTTCGATCCCGCGAGATGTCGGCCGCCGCGGCAGGAGCACCGACGGCCCGGCGCCTGCATGCCGTTCGGTCTCGGAGATCGCCGATGTGCCGCGATGGGCCTCGTCGAGCTGATGTCGATGCTGCTCGTGGGCACCGTGCTGCACGAGCGCGGCGTGGCCATGGCCCCGGCCGACTACCGCCTGCGTCGCAGCACCCATCCGCTGCCGTCACCGGACCGCCGCTTCCGGCTCCGGGTGTCGGGGGGCGAGCGTTCCGAGGCCGGCCAGGCGGCGCCGGTCGTCGCGCCCGAGGAGGCCCTGCTGTCGGCCTTCCCCGGGCACGAGGAGCCGACGGTGCAGGCGACGCTGGCCGCCGCCCGCCGCTGCACCTACGCGCCGGGAGAGGTCATCCTCCGCCAGGGCGACCAGGCCGACACGTTCCACGTGATCGAGCAGGGCGCGGTGGTGGTCTCGCGCACCGATGACCGTGGGCCTCGCGAGGTGGCACGGCTCGGATCGGGACAGTGGTTCGGCGAGGCCGGCTTGCTCCAGCGCGCACCGCGCAACGCGACAGTGACGGCCGCCGAGGCCGGAGCCGTGACCCGCGCCATCGACGGCGAGTCCTTTCTCGCCATGGTGGCCGCCTCCGATCTCGTGGCCTCCGAGATCGGGCAGCTGTTGCGGCGGCGGGCGGCGACGGCGCGGCTCATGGACGGCCTGCCGCTCCTGACGCCGGCCATGCTGGCCGCCGTCCTGCCCGAGTTCGCCCCGCGCCATCACGTCTCCGGCGACGTGGTGATCGCCGAGGGCGATCCGGCCGACGAGTTCTTCGTGATCATCGAGGGACAGGTCGAGGTGACGCGTCTCGATCGCGAGGCTCGGCCCGTGCTGCTCGCCAGCCTCGGTCCCGGCGACTACTTCGGGGAGATGGGCCTGCTGCGTGGCGCGCCGAGGAATGCGACCGTGCGCGCCTCGACGCCCCTCGAGGTGCTCGTCACGGGTCGCTCCGGCTTCGACAGGCTGCTGGCCGAGGGCGGCGGCACGGCGGGTGCGCTCGCGCAGGCCATGCTGTCGCGCACCCATCGCCTCGCATCATGA
- a CDS encoding aldo/keto reductase → MDYRLLGRSGVRVSPLCLGAMNFGGPTPDEEAIRIVHAALDAGINFVDTANIYNDGGSEALLGKALAGRRDQVVLATKVHYRTGPGPNDAGNSRLHILRACDDSLRRLKTDWIDLYQLHRPSPEIPIEETLGALGDLVRAGKVRYVGCSTHPAWMVMEAIAAAERSGLPRMVTEQPPYNLLDRRIENELVPLALRHGLGLIPWAPLAQGVLAGRYPAGTTLPDDSRAARQPGSIYADRVTARGIEAGAKFSALAAERGLPPGQLALAWCKDQPGVTAPIVGPRTLAQLESLLPVLEMTLDADTRAACDAINPPGSAVVNFHNTAPWMKTVVG, encoded by the coding sequence ATGGACTACCGACTCCTCGGGCGCAGCGGCGTCCGCGTCTCCCCCCTCTGCCTCGGGGCCATGAACTTCGGAGGCCCCACGCCGGACGAGGAAGCCATCCGCATCGTGCACGCCGCCCTCGACGCCGGCATCAACTTCGTCGACACGGCGAACATCTACAACGACGGTGGCAGCGAGGCGCTGCTCGGCAAGGCCCTCGCGGGACGTCGCGACCAGGTCGTGCTCGCCACCAAGGTGCACTACCGGACCGGCCCCGGCCCCAACGACGCGGGCAACTCCCGCCTGCACATCCTGCGGGCCTGCGACGACTCGCTGCGCCGCCTCAAGACCGACTGGATCGACCTGTACCAGTTGCACCGGCCGAGCCCCGAGATCCCCATCGAGGAGACGCTGGGCGCGCTCGGCGATCTCGTGCGGGCAGGCAAGGTGCGCTACGTCGGCTGCTCCACGCATCCGGCCTGGATGGTGATGGAAGCGATTGCCGCGGCGGAGCGCAGCGGGCTGCCGCGCATGGTGACCGAGCAGCCGCCGTACAACCTGCTGGACCGGCGCATCGAGAACGAGCTGGTGCCCCTGGCGCTGCGCCACGGCCTGGGACTGATCCCGTGGGCGCCGCTGGCGCAGGGCGTGCTCGCGGGCCGCTATCCGGCGGGCACCACCTTGCCTGACGACTCGCGGGCGGCACGCCAGCCCGGCAGCATCTACGCCGACCGTGTCACGGCACGCGGGATCGAGGCGGGCGCGAAGTTCTCCGCCCTGGCGGCCGAGCGTGGCCTGCCGCCCGGGCAGTTGGCGCTCGCCTGGTGCAAGGATCAGCCCGGCGTGACCGCGCCGATCGTCGGCCCCCGGACGCTCGCGCAGCTCGAGAGCCTGCTGCCGGTGCTGGAGATGACGCTCGACGCCGACACGCGCGCGGCGTGCGACGCGATCAACCCACCCGGCAGCGCGGTGGTGAACTTCCACAACACCGCGCCGTGGATGAAGACGGTGGTGGGCTGA